In Quercus lobata isolate SW786 chromosome 12, ValleyOak3.0 Primary Assembly, whole genome shotgun sequence, a genomic segment contains:
- the LOC115971194 gene encoding golgin subfamily A member 4 isoform X5 translates to MEETYCEAEQTGEPGEVSASDGTLLSDGFSASVSTLQEADRISAVNPSMTNWQRQEIAPDSSYGENSNMTFQSGDYGKGREEKVQTDLDSRTAAEGYNQRYMPDESFMPEGESLERPEKKMAGLAGGWTVSPVADMSATSLLQLAELIRGLNEEEFRFLLKSRESITNAELGSGSFTFAEYGFTDLLERLKEELYLTYFTKDIFHLQLAEQSELQMGLDHQQRQMVDELSLLNASLNDVREKNQFLVEELAQCRSELQFVTTKREELQDQFRIAKAEVEEFSARACELQNSLERSEGDLLSRLTELADCKSLVAALQVENNNLEGTISSVNEERNKLVDEKEFLFRENGKLLIELADSKSLMAALQVESSSLNESLASVMEERKKLEEDKKHLSHEKEKQSVELADCKVLVAALQEENGNLSGSLALETQQRSKLEEKEHLFLENERLNTELLALQERLSTDHGERMKVEADLKEVTMRLEQVTGENIYLHSSLDTLKAKIGEIDSQQTQIACQVGEAGNEVSLEVRSRGHESGADYEDSHKILGKQDSEVYSPVLETPLSDGLAVETPLELPEQVVYDDSFGFVALKGHLEEAEKILQKLEKAIEGMHSHSAFLSRSAGKVAAPGVSKLIQAFESKVQLDEQEEEERALTENQSPEDLFTVTKEQTGNLRALLTQLGVGAEDASILLKGERDGRKIANAMFEELRDEHEALKEHSNNLEAANIELGVLCEALKEHVGDVEAKNGELEVLYESLKQHDINLGAENSKLGGKLRGYQSRISELQSQLYDFQHSSNEMASVIGSQLENLQKEADERVLILEQDWNSTVTQILDAVGKLDKSIGEDFTSTISTGTHNGLDISSRVAASVNVANEVIEALQGKLQAAQTDHEAICTLYKEANEKSGDLHGKNELAIGILSRMHGKLWELVISSCGSVEESEKNVQIEKLLDPLDYSEYKTLLDQLENSLDEKLQLKSVNSKLTAELINQAEEFEEMNRRCLNLNAIHKLIEDVEDVLKLDEAEINLDATPALRLEFLVSVLVQKFKEADVQVGLSREQFGYKMMELTELQDKIHQLEALTFEHENEIPILRDSLRLAEEAFIAAHSELQEKISELEQSDQRVSSIREKLGIAVAKGKGLVVQRDGLKQSLAETSSELERCLQELQLKDTKLQEVETKLKTYSEAGERVEALESELSYIRNSATSLRESFLLKDSVLQRIEEILEDLDLPEHFHSRDIIEKIDWLARSATGNSVPLTDWDQKSSAGGGSYSDAGFVGIDAWRDDVQPSSNSGDDLRRKLEELQNRFYGLAEQNEMLEQSLMERNNLVQRFEELLDRIDMPSQFRSTEPEDRIEWLGKALLEAQHERNSFREKIDNFENYCGSLSADLEESQRRASGLEADLQAVTQEREHLSERFEILAHEHEKLSAKTIEADLQAVTQEREHLSERFEILAHEHEKLSAETVEFKLENEKLQHEVTGLKDKLVDQLGNEERIVSIEGEIRRLQDLVSDALQESGTKDLVSGTGSIHCLEELLRKLIENYTILSSVNPVLGDVADTDHAKNSNITLDEARSINSHDSRELDIAVPNKELEEAMRELMHVTQERDRYMEKQQSLICEVEALGRRKEELQELLSQEEQKSASVREKLNVAVRKGKSLVQQRDSLKQTIEEKNTEVELLKSQITHWENALAEYEQKLRDLSAYPERVEALESERLLLRNHLTETEHYLQEKEHMLSIILNTLNGIDVGGEVNSGDPVERLEQLGKLVSDLDAAVASSEQQSRKSKRAAELLLAELNEVQDRNDVLQEELEKAANEVAELTKERDLAEAAKLEAISRLENLSDVRSEERKNQLSEFMRIKSILNQLRKGFHDVKNLQGDVFSKDLEFLHNLEIGVESFLKADKAKLVVAPLFTVSDGAISRISDKKENFPSMDSWLDFKTDGHFDENVVFETCHFVVDHLQEFMTEIGDLKEKFSKHSVSLHEQSSSLSKLMEIVLGEMNSQKESFEAMKRDMVHIDSVEKEKGMELILLRKNIAVLYEACVSTVVEIENRRVDLVGNNMAAGDLGLNLRSTSVDGEFPFSGPAQLSSEESIRTMADKLVLAVRDFASLKAETVAGCQKELKTTIANLQKELQEKDIQKERICMELVGQIKEAEAAATSYSLDLQSSIARVHDLEKQVEVIERERNLLEQRVKELQDAQATSTELQEKVQSLTDVLTAKDQEIEALMQALDEEEVQMEDLTNKMEEMEKVVQQKNLDLKNLDASRGKALKKLSITVTKFDELHHLSESLLAEVEKLQAQLQDRDAEISFLRQEVTRCTNDVLVASQMSSKRTSDEIHEFLTWFELIVAQAEVHDVHLDDKNSNDVHEHKEILQKKVFSIISELENLRAAAQSKDTLLQVERSKVEELTRKEEFLEKSLHEKESQLNLLEGVGESERATSMTSEILEVEPVINKRTVPGTSIAPQVRSLRKGNNDQVAIAIDMDPGSSGRLEDEDDEKVHGFKSLTTSRIVPRFTRPVTDMIDGLWVSCDRALMRQPALRMGIIIYWAILHALLATVMI, encoded by the exons ATGGAGGAGACATACTGTGAAGCAGAGCAAACTGGTGAGCCAGGTGAAGTATCTGCATCTGATGGTACACTCTTGTCAGATGGGTTTTCAGCTTCTGTTTCGACTTTACAAGAAGCCGACAGGATTTCAGCTGTTAATCCTTCCATGACAAATTGGCAGAGACAAGAAATAGCACCAGATTCATCTTACGGAGAAAACTCAAACATGACTTTTCAGTCTGGTGACTATGGAAAAGGCAGGGAAGAAAAGGTTCAGACTGATTTGGACAGTAGGACAGCTGCAGAGGGGTACAATCAGCGGTATATGCCTGATGAATCTTTTATGCCTGAGGGTGAAAGCCTTGAAAGACCTGAAAAGAAAATGGCAGGTTTGGCTGGAGGATGGACTGTTTCTCCTGTTGCAGACATGAGTGCAACCAGTCTTTTGCAGCTTGCAGAGTTGATAAGGGGTCTTAATGAAGAAGAATTTAGGTTTCTGCTCAAGTCAAGAGAATCAATTACTAATGCAGAATTGGGGAGTGGGAGTTTTACTTTTGCAGAGTATGGCTTTACAGATTTATTGGAGAGACTCAAAGAAGAATTATATCTCACATATTTTACTAAAGATATCTTTCACTTGCAACTTGCTGAACAGTCTGAACTACAGATGGGGTTAGATCACCAGCAGCGTCAGATGGTTGATGAATTATCTCTACTCAATGCTTCACTCAATGATGTTCGTGAGAAGAATCAATTCCTTGTTGAAGAGCTTGCACAATGCAGATCTGAACTCCAGTTTGTAACTACCAAGAGGGAGGAGCTCCAAGACCAATTTCGTATAGCAAAGGCGGAGGTTGAGGAATTTTCTGCTAGAGCATGTGAGTTGCAGAATAGTCTGGAAAGGTCAGAAGGGGACTTGCTGAGCCGGTTAACAGAGTTGGCTGACTGCAAGAGTTTGGTAGCAGCTTTACAGgtggaaaataataatttagagGGGACCATTTCTTCTGTGAATGAAGAGAGAAACAAACTTGTGGATGAAAAGGAGTTTCTATTCCGTGAGAATGGGAAGCTGTTAATTGAATTAGCTGACAGCAAGAGTTTGATGGCAGCTTTACAGGTTGAAAGTTCTAGCTTAAATGAGAGTCTTGCTTCAGTGATGGAGGAGAGAAAGAAGCTTGAAGAGGATAAGAAGCATCTGTCCCATGAGAAGGAGAAACAATCAGTAGAATTGGCCGACTGTAAGGTTCTGGTGGCAGCTTTACAGGAAGAAAATGGAAATTTAAGTGGGAGTCTTGCTTTGGAAACACAACAAAGAAGCAAGCTTGAAGAGAAGGAGCAtctttttcttgagaatgagaGGCTTAATACTGAGCTTCTTGCTCTTCAGGAACGGTTGTCTACAGACCATGGGGAACGAATGAAGGTTGAAGCTGACCTGAAGGAAGTGACTATGCGCCTTGAACAAGTCACTGGGGAAAATATTTATCTTCATAGCAGTCTGGACACTCTTAAAGCTAAAATAGGAGAGATTGATAGCCAACAAACCCAAATAGCCTGTCAAGTTGGGGAAGCTGGGAATGAAGTCAGTCTGGAAGTACGAAGTAGAGGCCATGAAAGTGGAGCAGATTATGAAGATTCTCACAAGATTCTTGGGAAGCAAGATAGTGAAGTTTATTCTCCTGTATTGGAGACGCCCTTATCTGATGGCCTTGCAGTAGAAACACCACTCGAGCTGCCTGAACAGGTAGTCTATGATGATTCTTTTGGGTTTGTTGCCTTGAAGGGACACTTAGAGGAGGCAgagaaaattttgcagaaactTGAAAAGGCAATTGAAGGGATGCATTCTCATTCAGCATTTTTGAGCAGGTCAGCTGGTAAAGTTGCTGCACCTGGGGTTTCAAAACTGATTCAAGCCTTTGAGTCGAAGGTGCAACTTGATGAACAAGAGGAAGAGGAAAGGGCCTTGACTGAAAATCAATCTCCAGAAGATCTATTCACGGTAACAAAAGAGCAAACTGGAAATTTGAGGGCATTGCTTACGCAGCTGGGGGTGGGTGCTGAGGATGCCAGTATACTGCTCAAGGGGGAACGCGATGGTAGGAAAATTGCTAATGCCATGTTCGAGGAGCTCAGGGATGAACATGAAGCTTTGAAGGAACACAGTAACAATTTGGAAGCTGCCAACATAGAGCTTGGGGTTCTATGTGAAGCTTTAAAGGAACATGTTGGTGATGTTGAGGCAAAGAATGGTGAGCTTGAGGTTCTCTATGAATCCTTGAAGCAACATGACATTAATCTCGGAGCAGAAAACAGCAAGCTTGGTGGAAAACTACGAGGTTACCAATCAAGAATTAGTGAATTGCAGAGTCAATTGTATGATTTTCAGCATAGTTCAAATGAGATGGCTTCTGTAATTGGCAGTCAATTAGAAAATTTGCAGAAGGAAGCGGATGAGAGGGTATTGATTCTTGAGCAAGATTGGAATTCTACTGTTACTCAGATTCTTGATGCTGTTGGGAAGCTTGATAAATCAATTGGGGAAGATTTCACCTCAACCATCTCAACTGGTACTCACAATGGCTTGGATATAAGCAGCCGTGTTGCTGCTTCTGTTAATGTTGCCAATGAAGTGATTGAGGCTCTGCAGGGGAAACTCCAAGCTGCTCAAACTGACCATGAAGCAATCTGTACTTTATACAAAGAGGCGAATGAGAAAAGTGGTGATTTGCATGGAAAAAATGAATTGGCTATTGGTATATTGAGTAGGATGCATGGTAAACTTTGGGAACTTGTGATAAGTTCATGTGGATCTGTggaagaaagtgagaaaaatgtACAAATTGAGAAACTGCTTGATCCCTTAGATTATAGTGAATACAAGACCCTCTTGGACCAGCTGGAGAATTCTCTGGATGAGAAGCTGCAACTCAAGTCTGTTAACAGTAAACTCACCGCAGAGTTGATTAATCAAGCAGAAGAATTTGAGGAAATGAACAGGAGATGCCTGAATTTAAATGCTATTCATAAGTTAATTGAAGATGTTGAAGATGTGTTAAAATTGGATGAAGCTGAGATTAACTTGGATGCAACGCCTGCTTTGCGTTTGGAGTTTTTGGTGTCTGTTCTTGTTCAGAAATTTAAGGAGGCTGATGTGCAAGTTGGCTTGTCTAGAGAACAGTTTGGATATAAGATGATGGAGTTGACTGAACTGCAGGATAAGATACATCAGTTAGAAGCCTTGACCTTTGAGCATGAAAATGAAATCCCTATTCTCAGGGACAGTTTACGCCTGGCAGAGGAAGCTTTTATTGCCGCACATTCTGAATTACAAGAGAAAATAAGTGAACTTGAACAGTCAGATCAGCGAGTATCTTCTATTAGAGAGAAACTTGGCATAGCTGTTGCCAAGGGGAAAGGCTTGGTTGTGCAGCGAGATGGTCTCAAGCAGTCTCTGGCAGAGACTTCTAGTGAACTGGAGAGATGCTTGCAAGAGCTGCAGTTGAAAGACACTAAGCTTCAAGAAGTTGAAACAAAACTTAAGACCTACTCGGAGGCAGGTGAGCGTGTGGAAGCTCTGGAATCTGAACTTTCATACATTCGCAACTCAGCCACTAGTTTAAGAGAATCATTCCTTCTTAAAGATTCTGTCCTTCAAAGAATAGAAGAGATTTTGGAAGACCTTGATCTGCCAGAGCATTTTCATTCAAGAGATATAATTGAAAAGATTGATTGGTTGGCGAGGTCAGCAACTGGAAACTCTGTGCCTCTGACTGATTGGGATCAGAAGAGTTCTGCAGGAGGAGGTTCATATTCTGATGCTGGTTTTGTTGGTATAGATGCTTGGAGAGACGATGTACAGCCAAGCTCAAATTCAGGGGACGATTTGAGAAGAAAGTTGGAGGAACTTCAAAATAGGTTTTATGGGTTGGCtgaacaaaatgaaatgctcgAACAATCGTTAATGGAAAGGAACAACTTGGTACAGAGATTCGAAGAACTTTTGGACAGGATTGATATGCCTTCGCAGTTCCGGTCCACGGAACCAGAGGATAGGATCGAATGGTTAGGAAAAGCGCTTTTGGAGGCTCAGCATGAGAGAAATTCTTTCCGGGAGAAGattgataattttgaaaattattgtggatCACTGAGTGCTGATTTGGAAGAGTCACAAAGGAGAGCATCTGGCCTTGAGGCAGACCTCCAGGCAGTTACCCAAGAGAGAGAGCACCTTTCTGAAAGATTCGAGATACTGGCTCATGAACATGAAAAACTCTCAGCAAAGACAATTGAGGCAGACCTCCAGGCAGTTACTCAAGAGAGAGAGCACCTTTCTGAAAGATTTGAGATACTGGCTCATGAACACGAAAAACTTTCAGCAGAGACAGTTGAGTTCAAACTTGAGAATGAAAAGCTGCAGCATGAAGTTACGGGTTTGAAGGATAAATTGGTTGATCAGCTTGGGAATGAGGAACGAATTGTCAGCATTGAAGGCGAAATCAGAAGATTGCAGGATTTGGTTAGCGATGCGTTGCAAGAATCTGGAACAAAAGATCTGGTTTCTGGAACTGGTAGTATCCATTGCCTGGAGGAATTACTGAGGAAGCTTATAGAAAATTACACAATTCTTTCTTCAGTGAATCCTGTGCTTGGGGATGTGGCTGATACAGACCATGCTAAAAATTCTAATATTACTCTTGATGAAGCAAGAAGCATAAATTCACATGATTCCAGGGAACTGGATATAGCTGTTCCGAATAAAGAACTGGAGGAGGCTATGCGTGAGCTGATGCATGTGACGCAGGAAAGAGATAGATATATGGAGAAGCAGCAAAGTTTGATTTGTGAAGTAGAAGCTCTTGGTAGAAGAAAAGAGGAGTTGCAAGAGCTACTTAGTCAGGAGGAGCAGAAGTCTGCTTCTGTGAGAGAGAAGTTAAATGTTGCAGTTAGAAAAGGGAAGTCACTGGTGCAACAGCGGGACAGTCTGAAGCAAACCATTGAAGAGAAGAATACTGAGGTGGAACTTTTGAAATCTCAGATTACCCACTGGGAAAATGCTCTTGCAGAGTATGAACAGAAGCTCAGGGACTTATCTGCTTACCCAGAAAGGGTAGAAGCCCTAGAATCTGAGCGTTTGTTATTGAGGAATCATTTAACAGAAACTGAGCACTATTTACAAGAGAAAGAACATATGTTGAGCATAATTTTGAATACTTTAAATGGCATTGATGTTGGTGGTGAAGTCAACAGTGGTGATCCAGTGGAGAGGTTGGAACAACTTGGAAAACTAGTCTCTGATTTAGACGCAGCTGTTGCTTCTTCAGAGCAGCAGTCGAGGAAATCTAAAAGAGCAGCAGAGCTGCTCCTTGCTGAGCTGAATGAGGTTCAAGACAGAAATGATGTTCTTCAAGAGGAGCTAGAAAAAGCTGCAAATGAAGTTGCTGAGCTTACTAAGGAAAGGGATTTGGCTGAGGCTGCCAAACTTGAAGCTATTTCACGGCTTGAAAATTTATCTGATGTTCGTTCTGAGGAAAGAAAGAACCAATTATCTGAATTTATGCGGATAAAGTCTATTCTGAACCAACTCAGAAAGGGCTTTCATGATGTTAAGAATTTACAAGGTGATGTTTTCTCCAAGGACTTGGAATTTTTGCACAATCTGGAGATTGGTGTTGAGTCATTTCTGAAAGCAGACAAAGCTAAGCTAGTTGTTGCACCTCTTTTCACTGTATCTGATGGTGCTATATCCAGAATTTCAGATAAAAAG GAGAACTTTCCGTCTATGGATTCTTGGTTGGACTTCAAAACTGATGGTCATTTTGACGAAAATGTTGTAtttgaaacatgtcattttgtTGTGGATCATCTGCAAGAATTCATGACAGAAATTGGAGATCTTAAAGAAAAATTCTCCAAACACTCAGTGTCATTACATGAACAAAGTAGTAGTCTATCTAAATTGATGGAGATTGTTCTGGGAGAGATGAATTCCCAAAAAGAGTCGTTTGAAGCAATGAAGAGAGACATGGTTCATATAGATTcagtggaaaaagaaaaaggcatgGAACTTATACTGTTGCGTAAAAACATTGCTGTGCTTTATGAAGCATGTGTTAGTACAGTTgtggaaattgaaaacagaaGAGTTGACCTGGTTGGAAATAATATGGCTGCTGGAGATCTGGGTTTGAACTTGAGATCAACATCTGTTGATGGAGAATTTCCTTTCAGTGGACCAGCTCAATTGTCCTCTGAGGAATCTATCAGGACAATGGCAGATAAACTTGTATTGGCTGTGAGGGATTTTGCTAGCTTGAAAGCTGAAACTGTAGCAGGTTGCCAAAAGGAATTGAAGACTACCATAGCAAATTTGCAAAAGGAGCTTCAGGAGAAGGACATTCAGAAAGAAAGGATTTGCATGGAGCTGGTAGGTCAAATAAAGGAAGCTGAAGCTGCTGCAACAAGTTACTCACTAGATCTTCAATCTTCCATAGCGCGGGTGCATGATTTGGAAAAACAGGTTGAAGTGATAGAGAGAGAACGGAACTTACTAGAGCAGAGAGTGAAGGAGCTGCAAGATGCACAAGCCACCTCAACTGAGTTACAGGAGAAGGTTCAATCTCTTACTGATGTGCTTACTGCCAAAGACCAAG AAATTGAGGCACTGATGCAAGCACTTGACGAGGAAGAGGTGCAGATGGAAGATCTGACAAACAAGATGGAGGAAATGGAAAAAGTTGTACAACAAAAGAATTTAGATTTGAAGAACCTTGATGCTTCTCGTGGGAAAGCTTTGAAAAAGCTTTCCATCACTGTGACCAAGTTTGATGAGCTTCATCATCTTTCTGAGAGTCTCCTAGCTGAGGTTGAAAAGCTTCAAGCACAACTGCAAGATCGGGATGCAGAGATCTCTTTCTTAAGGCAAGAGGTCACTAGATGCACCAATGATGTCCTTGTTGCGTCACAAATGAGTAGCAAAAGGACCTCGGATGAGATTCATGAGTTCTTGACATGGTTTGAACTGATTGTTGCTCAGGCTGAGGTGCATGATGTGCATCTTGATGATAAGAACAGCAATGATGTTCATGAACACAAGGAAATACTCCAGAAGAAGGTTTTTTCTATCATATCAGAATTGGAAAATTTACGGGCAGCAGCTCAAAGTAAGGACACGTTGTTACAAGTCGAAAGAAGCAAGGTGGAAGAGTTAACACGCAAAGAAGAATTTCTTGAGAAGTCTTTACATGAGAAGGAATCACAATTAAATTTGCTGGAGGGTGTTGGGGAATCTGAAAGGGCAACTAGCATGACCTCTGAAATTTTGGAAGTTGAACCTGTG ATAAACAAACGGACAGTGCCTGGGACTTCAATTGCACCTCAAGTGCGCAGTTTGCGGAAAGGCAACAATGACCAGGTTGCCATTGCTATAGATATGGATCCTGGCAGTAGTGGTAGGTTAGAAGACGAAGATGATGAGAAAG TTCATGGTTTCAAGTCACTCACTACATCAAGAATTGTGCCAAGATTTACAAGACCTGTGACTGACATGATTGATGGCCTTTG GGTTTCTTGTGATCGGGCTCTGATGCGACAACCTGCATTACGTATGGGTATTATAATCTATTGGGCCATATTACATGCACTTCTTGCTACTGTTATGATTTGA